A region of Necator americanus strain Aroian chromosome I, whole genome shotgun sequence DNA encodes the following proteins:
- a CDS encoding hypothetical protein (NECATOR_CHRI.G3852.T1) — protein MSKVIDIATIPDKNDISTNNKSVTLPLFFILLCTICMSALYSNILTYHITITQLHSFGNGSVTDYYDDFGFREINDTRVNVTIHKHKFLSNPQKEAMVAVCPLGGLISWFPIAYAYNQMGFRRCFVLCAILGIVPSVFIPMCTSARTFLLACIVRILQGFSLSAFLPYLCKMALFIPMNNIATPTIVFAYIQVAAFFAFPIFSLLAWSEFGWHSVHYLACISTAIFFGIFMLINYDDEFKEKASREGMFNALFTYERCRSLVVHLRLPYLSIYQDIRVWSIFAAAFGYFTAVNIYLTFGPTFLNKVVSVPLVGTGLLLTIPPISNTVIAFMMYGLFSQLANSEQNKLRFFNTLGTVPSGILFMLIGAFDPDTQPASVTALFIVASSLLGFSSCGFFRMNQLRSRQHHLFLLTNLFLVNCVSMFLTSLFNVLIANNDDYSTWTAVLILHGAILIITNVVFCIFASADPADWTKDGYEDSSIRPTREDPLPQRPL, from the exons ATGTCCAAAGTTATTGATATTGCAACTATTCCGGATAAAAACGACATCTCTACAAATAACAAATCGGTAAcg CttccactattttttattttactttgtaCAATATGTATGTCTGCACTGTATTCGAATATTCTCACCTATCATATTACTATTACACAGTTACACAGCTTTGGGAATGGTTCCGTTACAGACT ATTATGATGATTTCGGTTTTCGTGAGATTAATGACACTCGAGTGAATGTGACCATTCATAAGCATAAATTCCTATcaaatccacaaaaagaaGCTATGGTAGCCGTTTGTCCATTGGGTGGCCTAATTTCATGGTTTCCTATCGCCTACGCATATAATCAAATGGGATTCAG gAGATGTTTTGTGCTTTGTGCAATTCTTGGAATTGTTCCATCTGTGTTCATTCCTATGTGCACCTCTGCTCGCACATTTCTTCTCGCATGTATCGTTCGAATTCTTCAAG GATTCTCCTTGTCCGCCTTTCTGCCGTATCTTTGTAAAATGGCTCTGTTTATACCTATGAATAATATTGCAACACCAACAATAGTTTTTGCTTACATACAG GTTGCAGCGTTTTTCGcatttccaatattttcacTTCTTGCATGGAGTGAATTTGGATGGCATTCCGTGCATTATCTTGCATGCATATCCACAGCTAtcttttttgggatttttatGCTAATCAATTACGATGATGAATTCAAGGAGAAAGCATCGAGAGAGGGAATGTTCAAT GCTCTTTTCACTTATGAAAGATGTCGTTCACTGGTGGTTCATTTAAGGCTACCGTATCTTTCAATTTATCAG GATATTCGTGTATGGTCAATTTTCGCGGCTGCTTTCGGCTATTTCACGGCTGTGAACATCTACTTAACATTTGGACCCACATTTCTTAACAAA GTTGTTTCGGTCCCATTGGTCGGAACTGGTCTACTACTTACTATTCCACCTATTTCAAACACTGTAATTGCTTTCATGATGTATGGATTGTTCTCACAACTTGC TAATAGCGAGCAAAATAAGTTACGCTTCTTCAACACATTAGGTACAGTACCATCCGGGATTCTTTTCATGTTAATTGGTGCTTTCGATCCAGACACTCAACCTGCATCCGTTACG GCTCTTTTCATTGTGGCAAGCTCTCTTCTTGGTTTTTCTTCGTGTGGTTTCTTCAGAATGAATCAACTTCGTTCCAGACAG CATCATCTGTTTCTGCTCACGAATCTATTCCTTGTGAACTGTGTTTCTATGTTCCTAACGTCGCTCTTCAACGTTTTGATTGCTAATAACGACGACTACT caacatGGACCGCAGTACTAATCCTACACGGTGCAATCCTCATTATCACTAATGtggtattttgtatttttgcgaGTGCCGATCCTGCGGACTGGACGAAAGACGGTTACGAGGACTCGTCGATTAGACCGACCAGAGAGGATCCACTTCCACAAAGACCTCTTTAG
- a CDS encoding hypothetical protein (NECATOR_CHRI.G3852.T2), producing MSKVIDIATIPDKNDISTNNKSLPLFFILLCTICMSALYSNILTYHITITQLHSFGNGSVTDYYDDFGFREINDTRVNVTIHKHKFLSNPQKEAMVAVCPLGGLISWFPIAYAYNQMGFRRCFVLCAILGIVPSVFIPMCTSARTFLLACIVRILQGFSLSAFLPYLCKMALFIPMNNIATPTIVFAYIQVAAFFAFPIFSLLAWSEFGWHSVHYLACISTAIFFGIFMLINYDDEFKEKASREGMFNALFTYERCRSLVVHLRLPYLSIYQDIRVWSIFAAAFGYFTAVNIYLTFGPTFLNKVVSVPLVGTGLLLTIPPISNTVIAFMMYGLFSQLANSEQNKLRFFNTLGTVPSGILFMLIGAFDPDTQPASVTALFIVASSLLGFSSCGFFRMNQLRSRQHHLFLLTNLFLVNCVSMFLTSLFNVLIANNDDYSTWTAVLILHGAILIITNVVFCIFASADPADWTKDGYEDSSIRPTREDPLPQRPL from the exons ATGTCCAAAGTTATTGATATTGCAACTATTCCGGATAAAAACGACATCTCTACAAATAACAAATCG CttccactattttttattttactttgtaCAATATGTATGTCTGCACTGTATTCGAATATTCTCACCTATCATATTACTATTACACAGTTACACAGCTTTGGGAATGGTTCCGTTACAGACT ATTATGATGATTTCGGTTTTCGTGAGATTAATGACACTCGAGTGAATGTGACCATTCATAAGCATAAATTCCTATcaaatccacaaaaagaaGCTATGGTAGCCGTTTGTCCATTGGGTGGCCTAATTTCATGGTTTCCTATCGCCTACGCATATAATCAAATGGGATTCAG gAGATGTTTTGTGCTTTGTGCAATTCTTGGAATTGTTCCATCTGTGTTCATTCCTATGTGCACCTCTGCTCGCACATTTCTTCTCGCATGTATCGTTCGAATTCTTCAAG GATTCTCCTTGTCCGCCTTTCTGCCGTATCTTTGTAAAATGGCTCTGTTTATACCTATGAATAATATTGCAACACCAACAATAGTTTTTGCTTACATACAG GTTGCAGCGTTTTTCGcatttccaatattttcacTTCTTGCATGGAGTGAATTTGGATGGCATTCCGTGCATTATCTTGCATGCATATCCACAGCTAtcttttttgggatttttatGCTAATCAATTACGATGATGAATTCAAGGAGAAAGCATCGAGAGAGGGAATGTTCAAT GCTCTTTTCACTTATGAAAGATGTCGTTCACTGGTGGTTCATTTAAGGCTACCGTATCTTTCAATTTATCAG GATATTCGTGTATGGTCAATTTTCGCGGCTGCTTTCGGCTATTTCACGGCTGTGAACATCTACTTAACATTTGGACCCACATTTCTTAACAAA GTTGTTTCGGTCCCATTGGTCGGAACTGGTCTACTACTTACTATTCCACCTATTTCAAACACTGTAATTGCTTTCATGATGTATGGATTGTTCTCACAACTTGC TAATAGCGAGCAAAATAAGTTACGCTTCTTCAACACATTAGGTACAGTACCATCCGGGATTCTTTTCATGTTAATTGGTGCTTTCGATCCAGACACTCAACCTGCATCCGTTACG GCTCTTTTCATTGTGGCAAGCTCTCTTCTTGGTTTTTCTTCGTGTGGTTTCTTCAGAATGAATCAACTTCGTTCCAGACAG CATCATCTGTTTCTGCTCACGAATCTATTCCTTGTGAACTGTGTTTCTATGTTCCTAACGTCGCTCTTCAACGTTTTGATTGCTAATAACGACGACTACT caacatGGACCGCAGTACTAATCCTACACGGTGCAATCCTCATTATCACTAATGtggtattttgtatttttgcgaGTGCCGATCCTGCGGACTGGACGAAAGACGGTTACGAGGACTCGTCGATTAGACCGACCAGAGAGGATCCACTTCCACAAAGACCTCTTTAG